Proteins co-encoded in one Oncorhynchus kisutch isolate 150728-3 linkage group LG1, Okis_V2, whole genome shotgun sequence genomic window:
- the LOC109889665 gene encoding uncharacterized protein LOC109889665 — MANIKTLNEIGHLNSSGFGRPWPRHGLYLLHWFSHNYVIFDNNGDLLALYNPKRKEFGFHHFDNRLECDGNCYQLLPNQNFPYYEVGNLNTPGAGDLPPYVSQNYKGHHDDSNMDRIIISLHPGLVLDKVYVTQHEDVRTFDRQNTYRISKGLVRLIRNLELEELLRQAGYPRTIMFVKAVKRQETPARSHTTVCQPAVSQPDWVNNKRPSVVSPRPTPSRESVTDMPHDLFCSHEALSHVSVSIPESRVSHNPQRERRCCVIL, encoded by the coding sequence ATGGCTAACATTAAAACATTAAATGAAATTGGACACCTCAACTCGTCTGGCTTTGGTAGGCCTTGGCCCAGGCATGGGCTTTACCTGCTCCACTGGTTCTCCCATAACTACGTCATATTCGACAACAATGGTGACCTGCTGGCGCTGTACAACCCCAAAAGGAAGGAGTTCGGCTTCCATCACTTCGATAACCGACTCGAGTGTGACGGTAACTGTTATCAACTGCTCCCCAACCAGAACTTTCCATACTATGAGGTGGGCAACCTGAATACCCCAGGGGCAGGTGACCTGCCACCATACGTTAGTCAGAACTACAAAGGACACCATGATGACAGCAATATGGACCGTATCATCATCAGTCTTCACCCCGGCTTGGTGTTGGATAAAGTCTATGTGACCCAACACGAGGATGTGAGGACCTTTGATCGCCAGAACACCTATCGGATCAGTAAGGGTTTGGTCAGGCTCATCCGTAATCTGGAACTGGAGGAGCTGCTAAGGCAAGCTGGGTACCCCAGAACCATTATGTTTGTCAAAGCAGTCAAGCGGCAAGAGACTCCAGCTCGAAGTCACACCACCGTTTGTCAACCAGCTGTCAGCCAACCTGACTGGGTCAACAACAAGAGGCCCTCTGTTGTGAGTCCCAGGCCAACACCATCAAGGGAGTCTGTGACAGACATGCCACATGATTTATTTTGCTCTCACGAAGCATTAAGTCATGTGTCTGTCAGTATCCCCGAGAGCAGAGTCTCCCATAATCCTCAGCGGGAGAGGCGATGCTGTGTCATTCTGTAG